In one Dehalococcoidia bacterium genomic region, the following are encoded:
- a CDS encoding 4Fe-4S binding protein, translating into MVVVDQEKCIGCNICSAFCPVDALEGYGVIEINRDSCTECLECVGTCPMDAIAEVK; encoded by the coding sequence ATGGTCGTAGTTGATCAGGAAAAGTGTATCGGCTGCAATATCTGCTCGGCATTTTGTCCCGTCGATGCTCTGGAAGGGTATGGAGTGATTGAGATAAACAGGGATTCTTGCACGGAGTGTCTTGAGTGTGTCGGCACCTGTCCCATGGATGCCATCGCGGAGGTGAAATAA
- a CDS encoding NAD(P)/FAD-dependent oxidoreductase, whose translation MKQVKCDVAVIGSGIGGTTAASLLLKKGYNVQVVEKLPFYGGRCQTLDHHGFRLNTGAAMIGDGIHGALCREVGAELELRVPDPVFKFRIRGKDFTAPPKRMWQAIIGAAARDDAEADRVFSAWMKAITWAEPSYSMSMDDWARQYTDNALVLKLFHFLTCGIGVNSYELPAGEFFRQITQGATMTWAYPPRGCGQFSDALVGAIKRMGGDVWTRSPAIKINVKDGAVTGVVVQKDSEPIEIVAKTVISNAPPRKTVELAGEEHFGPGYLKDVRNIMGSPMICFEFASDKQLPQLEGSSCYCFTEYKRAFMILDFSSLCPEMSPKGKHLLEAACVPASVIPPYDIRREVTLALEDLRQNMPGFDNDVKLIKIRVAQGDWGVTGNIPGRGNLSIKTPVYGLYAAGDRSAPEGWWCSLAAIKSGRLVAEDVAKRFKPA comes from the coding sequence ATGAAACAGGTCAAATGTGATGTCGCCGTTATTGGAAGCGGCATTGGAGGCACCACAGCGGCCTCTTTGCTGTTGAAGAAGGGATATAACGTCCAGGTGGTGGAGAAGCTGCCGTTTTATGGAGGGCGATGCCAGACGCTCGATCACCATGGCTTCAGGCTCAACACCGGAGCGGCCATGATCGGCGATGGGATTCACGGGGCGCTTTGTCGGGAGGTTGGCGCCGAGCTGGAACTTCGCGTTCCCGATCCGGTATTCAAATTTCGCATCAGGGGGAAGGACTTCACCGCTCCTCCCAAACGGATGTGGCAGGCCATCATCGGCGCAGCCGCCCGGGACGACGCAGAGGCGGATCGGGTGTTTTCGGCGTGGATGAAGGCCATCACATGGGCCGAACCGTCCTACTCTATGTCCATGGATGACTGGGCCCGACAGTACACCGATAACGCCCTAGTCTTAAAGTTATTCCACTTTCTCACCTGTGGCATCGGAGTGAATAGCTATGAACTGCCTGCCGGTGAATTCTTCCGTCAGATCACCCAGGGGGCCACGATGACTTGGGCTTATCCACCCAGAGGGTGTGGCCAGTTCTCCGATGCGCTGGTGGGAGCCATCAAGCGGATGGGAGGAGACGTGTGGACACGTTCCCCGGCAATAAAGATCAATGTGAAGGATGGGGCGGTCACCGGCGTAGTGGTGCAGAAGGATAGCGAGCCGATCGAGATCGTGGCCAAGACGGTGATTAGCAACGCCCCGCCGCGCAAAACGGTGGAATTGGCAGGTGAGGAGCATTTTGGCCCTGGCTATCTGAAGGATGTGCGGAACATCATGGGATCGCCAATGATCTGTTTTGAGTTTGCTTCCGACAAACAGCTGCCCCAGCTCGAAGGGTCTTCCTGTTATTGCTTCACCGAGTACAAGCGAGCCTTTATGATCCTTGATTTCAGTTCCTTGTGTCCGGAGATGTCGCCAAAGGGCAAGCATCTTCTGGAAGCGGCCTGCGTTCCGGCCTCGGTCATTCCCCCTTATGATATCAGGAGGGAGGTGACGCTGGCCCTGGAGGACTTGCGGCAGAACATGCCCGGTTTTGACAATGATGTAAAGCTGATCAAGATCAGGGTTGCTCAGGGAGACTGGGGCGTCACCGGAAACATTCCCGGGAGAGGCAACCTGTCCATAAAGACTCCGGTATATGGCTTGTACGCCGCGGGAGATCGCTCTGCCCCCGAGGGTTGGTGGTGTTCTCTGGCTGCCATCAAGAGCGGCCGTTTGGTAGCCGAGGACGTCGCCAAACGCTTCAAGCCCGCTTGA
- a CDS encoding ABC transporter ATP-binding protein: MNSENILDVKNITKDFGGLRAVNDLSFVIRSQEIIGLIGPNGSGKTTTINVLSGVYKPSAGEILFNGTPIHKLPPWKIATMGIARTFQQTQSFISATTLESVVYGCHVHERSGIIDSQFLRVKVNRELKASQAKAMGILETLGLAEYAPRPAASLPPGAQRILAIAMCLAGNPKLLFLDEPVCGLSAEESNKVVAVIRKLRDQGLTVLAIDHDMRVMMNICDRLVVIDHGTKIAEGVPKEIQSNEQVIEAYL, encoded by the coding sequence ATGAATTCAGAAAACATTCTTGACGTAAAAAACATCACCAAAGACTTCGGTGGGTTAAGGGCTGTGAATGATCTGAGTTTTGTCATTCGGTCCCAAGAGATCATCGGCTTGATCGGCCCCAACGGTTCAGGCAAGACCACTACTATCAACGTCTTGTCAGGGGTTTATAAACCCTCAGCGGGCGAGATACTCTTCAATGGCACTCCCATACATAAGCTGCCCCCATGGAAGATTGCGACGATGGGTATTGCGCGTACGTTTCAACAGACACAGTCGTTTATATCGGCTACCACTCTGGAGAGCGTGGTGTACGGTTGCCACGTGCACGAGAGGAGCGGCATTATCGACAGCCAGTTTTTGCGGGTAAAGGTGAACAGGGAGTTGAAGGCTTCTCAAGCTAAAGCCATGGGAATACTGGAGACTTTGGGGCTTGCAGAGTATGCGCCCAGGCCGGCCGCCAGCTTGCCTCCGGGAGCGCAGAGGATACTGGCTATCGCTATGTGTCTTGCCGGCAATCCCAAGCTTTTGTTTCTGGATGAGCCGGTATGCGGCCTGAGCGCTGAGGAAAGCAACAAAGTCGTTGCCGTGATTCGGAAATTGAGAGATCAGGGGCTGACCGTGCTGGCTATCGATCATGACATGCGGGTGATGATGAACATCTGCGACCGCCTGGTGGTCATAGATCACGGTACCAAAATCGCTGAAGGTGTTCCCAAAGAAATACAATCCAACGAACAGGTGATTGAGGCTTATTTGG